Proteins co-encoded in one Nicotiana sylvestris chromosome 7, ASM39365v2, whole genome shotgun sequence genomic window:
- the LOC104220339 gene encoding phosphatidylinositol:ceramide inositolphosphotransferase 2-like — protein sequence MARVVTDKDMSFYIGREASKLWKRFCAEITTEINLLAENWKYILGGLICQYIHGLAARGVHYFHRPGPILQDVGFYLLPELGQDRAYISETVFTTIFLTFVLWTFHPFIFKTKKIYTVLIWCRVLAFLVGCQFLRIITFYSTQLPGPNYHCREGSKLATLPPPDNILEVLLIVPRGVLYGCGDLIFSSHMIFSLVFVRTYQKYGTRRFIKQCAWLAVIAQSLLILASRKHYTVDVVVAWYTVNLVVFFIDKTLPELPDRTSALLLPVTKDSKSKEENHKLLNGNSGDPAEWRPRNGKIVEDGKAVHVEAVINGA from the exons ATGGCACGGGTTGTTACAGATAAAGATATGTCGTTTTACATTGGTCGCGAGGCTTCAAAG TTGTGGAAGAGATTTTGTGCGGAGATAACAACAGAAATCAATCTTCTTGCTGAGAATTGGAAGTATATTCTTGGCGGTTTGATTTGTCAG TACATCCATGGACTTGCTGCTAGAGGTGTGCATTACTTTCATCGGCCTGGACCAATTCTTCAGGACGTCGGCTTCTATCTTCTTCCG GAGCTTGGACAAGATAGAGCTTACATAAGTGAAACTGTATTTACCACCATCTTTCTAACTTTTGTCTTG TGGACCTTCCACCCTTTTATTTTCAAGACCAAAAAGATCTATACAGTTCTGATATGGTGCAGGGTCCTGGCATTCTTAGTC GGTTGTCAATTCCTTCGGATCATAACATTCTATTCTACACAGCTTCCTGGTCCAAATTATCACTGTCGTGAG GGTTCAAAGCTTGCCACGCTTCCTCCTCCTGACAATATTTTAGAAGTGCTATTGATTG TTCCTCGGGGCGTGCTTTATGGTTGTGGTGATCTGATATTTTCATCTCATATGATATTCTCTCTAGTCTTTGTGCGGACATACCAGAAATATGGAACACGAAG GTTTATAAAACAGTGTGCTTGGTTAGCTGTTATTGCACAAAGCTTATTGATTCTTGCATCGCGCAAGCATTACACTGTTGATGTAGTTGTGGCATG GTACACAGTCAACCTTGTAGTGTTCTTCATTGATAAAACGTTACCAG AACTGCCTGATCGCACTAGTGCCTTGTTGCTTCCAGTGACCAAGGATAGCAAGTCTAAAGAAGAGAATCACAAACTGCTGAATGGGAATTCTGGAGATCCTGCAGAATGG AGGCCTCGAAACGGGAAGATCGTGGAAGATGGGAAAGCAGTGCACGTTGAAGCAGTAATTAATGGTGCATAG